The following proteins come from a genomic window of Lolium rigidum isolate FL_2022 chromosome 5, APGP_CSIRO_Lrig_0.1, whole genome shotgun sequence:
- the LOC124653441 gene encoding probable auxin efflux carrier component 5b: protein MIGWGDVYKVVSGMAPLYFALVLGYCSVRWWKLFTRDQCDAINRLVIYFALPFFAFDFNAHAGTFAASYRVLAADAVAKLLVIVSLAFWAAASSRKAAPTSYSWCITGFSLATLSNGLLVGAPLMDAMYGKWARDIVVQLSVVQAVLWLPVLLVVFEARQAWMEVTAPAPAPALEEGLQEDVDRAAAGGGRKKKTGCAFWGPLLRNVGLKVVGNPNVYASLLGVLWSIVANRWNLEIPLIIDGSIEIMSKTGLGIGMFNMGLFIGLQDKIIMTGPGLTTLGMVLRFVAAPATTMVGAILLGLRGDVLRVAIIQAALPQSVGTFFFAREYDLHADVLSTAVIAGTLVSLPVITGYYVVLGFI, encoded by the exons ATGATAGGATGGGGGGACGTGTACAAGGTTGTGTCCGGCATGGCGCCGCTCTACTTCGCCCTCGTCCTCGGCTACTGCTCGGTGCGGTGGTGGAAGCTCTTCACCCGTGACCAGTGCGACGCCATCAACCGCCTCGTCATCTACTTCGCGCTCCCCTTCTTCGCCTTCGACTTCAACGCCCACGCCGGCACGTTCGCCGCCAGCTACCGCGTCCTGGCCGCCGACGCCGTCGCCAAGCTTCTGGTCATCGTCTCCCTCGCCTTCTGGGCCGCCGCGTCCAGCCGCAAGGCGGCACCCACGTCCTACTCATGGTGCATCACCGGCTTCTCGCTGGCCACGCTCAGCAACGGGCTCCTGGTGGGCGCGCCGCTGATGGACGCCATGTACGGCAAGTGGGCGCGCGACATCGTCGTGCAGCTCTCGGTGGTGCAGGCCGTCCTGTGGCTCCCGGTGCTGCTGGTGGTGTTCGAGGCGAGGCAGGCGTGGATGGAGgtgacggcgccggcgccggcaccggcgcTCGAAGAAGGCCTTCAGGAGGACGTCGACCGGGCAgcagccggaggcggccggaagaagaagacagggtgCGCGTTCTGGGGGCCTCTGCTGCGGAACGTTGGGCTTAAGGTCGTCGGGAATCCGAACGTGTACGCCAGCCTCCTCGGTGTTCTCTGGTCTATCGTGGCAAACAG GTGGAACCTGGAGATACCACTCATCATAGATGGCTCGATTGAGATCATGTCAAAGACTGGCCTGGGAATCGGCATGTTCAACATGG GATTGTTTATAGGACTGCAGGATAAGATCATCATGACAGGGCCAGGATTGACAACATTGGGCATGGTGCTGAGGTTCGTTGCGGCTCCGGCAACCACCATGGTCGGAGCTATACTTCTAGGACTTCGTGGTGACGTTCTGCGTGTTGCCATTATTCAG GCTGCACTGCCTCAGTCTGTGGGAACATTCTTCTTCGCACGGGAGTACGACCTGCATGCCGATGTCCTCAGCACTGC GGTGATAGCCGGCACATTGGTTTCGCTCCCTGTGATAACCGGATATTATGTCGTTTTAGGTTTCATATGA